From one Trifolium pratense cultivar HEN17-A07 linkage group LG1, ARS_RC_1.1, whole genome shotgun sequence genomic stretch:
- the LOC123890199 gene encoding nicotianamine synthase-like, which yields MDCKEDLLIEEVCKLYDQISSLDTLKPCENVNTLFTKLVLTCMPPSPIDVTKLTTKVQEIRSKLIRLCGEAEGHLESHYSTIIASYINPLNNLNIFPYYSNYLKLSLLEFNILTNHSTNVPKKIAFIGSGPLPLTSIVLATKHLKNTIFHNYDIDPLANSKASCLISSDLDLSKRMVFHTNDIMDVSNGLKEYEVVYLAALVGMNVEEKNRIIDHLAKYMAPGALLMLRSAHGARAFLYPVVDTNDLGGFEVLSVFHPMDEVINSVVIARKYPMVLLPNKCCSDEVQAFKPLSNHGNNMIEELVVEEN from the coding sequence ATGGATTGCAAGGAAGATCTATTGATCGAAGAAGTCTGCAAGCTCTATGATCAAATCTCAAGCCTAGACACACTCAAACCTTGCGAAAATGTCAACACACTTTTCACCAAACTTGTTCTCACATGCATGCCACCTAGTCCAATTGATGTCACCAAACTAACCACAAAAGTTCAAGAAATTAGGTCCAAACTTATAAGGCTATGTGGTGAAGCTGAAGGCCATTTAGAAAGCCACTACTCAACAATCATAGCTTCATACATTAATCCACTCAATAATCTCAACATTTTCCCTTATTATTCAAACTACCTCAAACTTAGTCTCCTTGAATTCAATATCCTAACCAATCACTCCACTAATGTCCCTAAAAAAATTGCCTTTATTGGCTCAGGTCCACTTCCCCTTACTTCAATTGTCTTAGCCACAAAACACCTTAAAAACACAATCTTTCATAACTATGACATTGACCCTTTAGCCAATTCCAAAGCTTCTTGCTTAATTTCCTCTGATCTTGATTTATCAAAGCGTATGGTTTTTCACACCAATGATATAATGGATGTGTCAAATGGTTTGAAAGAATATGAAGTTGTTTATTTGGCAGCACTTGTAGGAATGAATGTTGAGGAAAAGAATAGAATCATTGATCATTTGGCTAAGTACATGGCACCAGGAGCACTCCTCATGCTGAGGAGTGCTCATGGTGCTCGCGCTTTTCTATATCCAGTTGTTGATACTAATGATCTTGGAGGTTTTGAGGTTCTCTCAGTGTTTCATCCTATGGACGAGGTTATCAATTCGGTTGTCATAGCTCGCAAGTATCCAATGGTTTTATTACCAAATAAGTGTTGTTCTGATGAGGTTCAAGCCTTCAAACCTCTGAGCAACCATGGGAATAACATGATTGAGGAATTGGTCGTGGAAGAGAATTAA
- the LOC123890281 gene encoding uncharacterized protein LOC123890281, with protein sequence MDFQNRRIRLVVIVAAIVVLSITAEKCRELVGEEGSSQSGKFTILNCFDMGSGTLACAVKEGVKLYFYNIRSSHVEKARQRAIESALVDAASQGMSPTDSAKHAQKESKKAAKLASRQAKRIIGPIISSGWDFFEAIYYGGTITEGFLRGTGTLFGAYGGGFLGEQSLGRFGYLVGSHLGSWVGGRIGLMIYDVVNGVHLLLQFVQTGEIEVHKTLVNENSDAPETSFDGEVPKYESSTLYESSPSEESNAYESTEYQNYETYENSEL encoded by the exons ATGGATTTCCAGAATAGAAGGATTCGGTTAGTAGTAATTGTCGCCGCCATCGTTGTTCTTAGCATCACAG CTGAAAAATGCAGGGAGCTTGTTGGCGAGGAAGGGTCATCCCAGAGTGGAAAGTTCACAATATTAAACTGCTTTGACATGGGTTCTGGAACTTTGGCATGTGCTGTCAAGGAAGGTGTGAAGCTCTATTTTTACAATATTAGATCATCTCACGTTGAAAAAGCAAGACAACGAGCGATTGAGTCTGCCCTTGTTGACGCTGCTAGTCAGGGAATGTCCCCGACAGATTCAGCAAAACATGCGCAGAAAGAAAGTAAAAAGGCGGCGAAATTGGCTTCCCGTCAAGCCAAGCGGATTATAGGCCCCATCATCTCTTCTGGATGGGACTTTTTCGAAGCTATTTACTATGGTGGTACAATCACAGAAGGATTCCTTCGGGGTACTGGTACTTTGTTTGGTGCTTATGGGGGAGGGTTCCTGGGGGAGCAAAGCCTTGGTAGATTTGGATATCTTGTTGGAAGTCACTTGGGCAGTTGGGTTGGGGGCAGAATAGGATTAATGATTTATGATGTTGTTAATGGAGTGCATTTGTTGTTGCAATTTGTTCAGACGGGCGAAATTGAAGTTCATAAAACATTAGTTAATGAAAATTCTGATGCCCCAGAAACTTCCTTTGATGGCGAAGTTCCTAAATATGAAAGCTCCACTTTATATGAATCATCACCTAGTGAAGAATCTAATGCCTACGAATCTACTGAATATCAGAACTATGAAACGTACGAAAATTCTGAACTGTGA